The following DNA comes from Scomber scombrus chromosome 7, fScoSco1.1, whole genome shotgun sequence.
CTACAAAAAGTCTATCCCTGTAGTCCACAATAGAATTAAAACAATTACTTAAGTAATCAACATGAAATTAATTGATCACAATTTTTGTAATCTATTATTGTTTAAAACTATATACTAAGAAACTATTCATACATTTGCTGAATTATAGCATCTACATTTGGAAAATAGGTTTGTATTTTTCAGTCTGATGTAATTGTAAATTGGATACCTTTGAGTATTTGACATGAGCATGaaataaacaacttttaaaaaacaacagggttTTAGTGACAAAATGggcattatcttttttttctttcaaattttatagaacagattaaaaaacagcagattaattgatgataGAAATGTATATGTATCTATCCATTTCTCAAAGACACCTTCCATTTAGCtcattcaaattattttttattactattactatttataacctgtcttttgtgttttaacTGTGTTGTTTATGGATGGGACGAGTCACTAAAGATCTGAGAACAACTAATCTGATTTTTGTAAAAACCTTATGAAATTAGACTTTAATGCAGGTCGAGCACAATGTTCTACTGAATGCATTTCGAAAAAGATGTCAGAAAGGCTTTCAGATATGACTGAAATAACTGACCGTGGTGAGAGCGTTCTTTCGACTGCGGTCtttcttcatcctccctccaGCTGCTCGAACACTAACCCTGTTCTCTCCACCCAGGAAGCCTCTGCAGCTGGGCGCTCCACAGAAGCATTTCTGTGCTTCTTTGCTAGAAGATAAAACAAAGGTGGAATAACTACAATTACACCATCAGTTAAAATTTTAAATAGTCATATCTTTATTAACATATCTATATGTGCTTCAATGATTTCACACATGTATAGATAGCATAAAATACAATTGTGAGGGGTTAAAAACGGCAAACAAATAATACCCATATCTCTGAAACTGGTAATCAAAGGTCAGTTCAGTTCCTTCAGGGACTGCCTTGGTGGTGAAGAACCCAACTCTAAGCTGGCCATTGACCGTCCActgaaatggaataaaaatcACCTGGTTAATCAACTTTCAGTAAAGTGACCTGACAGCGTATTATAGAAGTGCTTTCTTTTGCCACTGTACCTTTTGGGTTTCACAGTTGGGCTCGCAGCTGTGGTTCATAAACCGAGAGCAATTACCCTTCAGCGTGGCGTCAATGATCTAAGGAGAAATAATGATGTCAAGTATTTCTGCCAGCTACTTTAACCAAACCATTAAACCAGATTGCAgtttaaatattcacattaattGCATTGTGTCATTTTATCACTTACCTCATTATTCTTTAGAGACATGAAATAGTAGTGGATGTTCTTGTTGCGAGCGTATTCTTTCACCCTTGTCTTGAACTCCTTGTGGTCCAACACTTCCCCACAGTATTCCAGTACAAAGGTGTTACTGAGATagttataaaaacaaacaagtttaAACAATATCCAGTCATTTTCCATCCAGTCAATGATTTTATTCCACTGGCACattagttttttgtttccacAATTACGATGATACCCCGTCACAACATACCATTTTGTCTTACAAACCTTACTCTAAACCTTTAACTGATATTCTCTTATCATAGTcacatttatgcatttaaaagtgtaaaattgGAAAAGAGCAACATTTCTAAGAGGCTTACGTAGTCAAGTCTTTAGCTGCCCGTAGTCCCCAGCCTTTGTCCTCTGTGAGGATAACCTCAAAGTCTGCATGCTGTTTCATTTGAAAGCGTCGATTGGAGCAGTACATTCCATTTAGGCATCGTGACGAACTACAACGATACAAGTtcaaaacaaaagagaagaTGTTAAGCACATATTCTTTAGTCAGTACATGTATGTCAACATGTTAAATAGTTTTTCCAGGATTAGCTCGCCAAATTTGTATTGTATAAAGCATGATTGATGCCAGATCTTCGGTAGTTCTTAGTAAGTGCACCATGTTGTAAGATGTCCTATTTCTGAAGCAACAACCATAATTTGTAAAAGTTTCTGTAACAGTAGAACACTTTTTCCAtttgtgcaaatgttttaaattaaaagttgagTTATTACATGTTGTGTCACAGCTTTATCAGTAATAATCAACTTACCACTCAATCATCAACAGTCGGTTTAAACAGTCTTCCCCACATGCCAATACTCCCCTTGAACGCTCCTCTCTAGACAGCATTGGGCACTCACATTGCATTCTCTTTATATCTCGATGAGATTTGCTCTTCTTTCTGcagataacatttaaaaacagtcagATCTCAAGTCAAAGAAAACCATATGTTTTGTTAATTGAGCTGAACAACACCTTACCTCTCAGTTAGGTACAGATTCTCCTCAATCAAGTCGAAATAGGGCGGCATCTTTTTAGACCTGGAAAAGTCTTTCCATTTATTGGAGTCTTGAAAGTCCTGCAGATTGAGTGATGGTCGGTTCGCCTCAGTTTTGACAATGGTTTCCTTAGAGACATCAGTATCTCCTTGACGCTCCCTCTTGACTGCAGGCCCAGCTTCTGCTTCATTATCCGAATCAGACTCGATCTCTTGTCGCCTTTTCTTGGGAGGACCCCTGCCTCTGTGGGGCCTGAAATTGTCTTCTCTTGGGGGATCGGGCACAGCAGAGCCCCTGCTGTTGCTGCTTATTTCATGACCTTGCACAAAGCTTGATGACCCAGGAGTGTTAGGTCCAATGCATTCAACAGCTGCTAGTTTATCACCACTGTAGTCTTCGTGGTCATTAGTGAGAGAGTCTGGATGGATTTCACCTGCAGGATCCTGATAATGTTCATGCGCATGGAGGTAGGATTCTCTGCTAGTCTGCATGTTTGGGGCTTGGTGGTTCCAGGAGGCATTACTCTCCTTGTGTTCCTGTCCCTTGGGAAAGGTTTCTGTCGGTTTAGTGTTTAGTAACTGTGGCTCATGACTGCTGTCTGGCTGCTGGTATGTACTACTGGGCTGTTCTGGTTGCGTGAAATCCCAACCCAGGCTGAATCCATGCTTGTCATTGATGTTATCAGCGTTGGAGAAATCATCATGTTGGTAATGGGAGTACATCCTCTCACCTCTTCTGCTTACGTTATGCTGTTTGTGTCCTTGTTCACAATGTCTGGAATTATCAAGGCTGTGGGCAGGATCTGTGGCACTTCCATGGGCACTGATATGACCAGTTGTGTAAGGCTGGACACCAACAGAGCTAGAACCCTCTGAGTGACTAGTACTATCAATCATATTACTCTGGGATTGAAAAAACATACTTGCATTGGATGAATCACTTACACCTGCTCTAGTTTTCCCAAATGCAATTGGAGGACAGTTTTTGACTTCAATATTCAAACCAGCTGCTATATGAGCATTCTGGAGATCTGAATTATTAATTGGACTGCACAGGGAAGCTCCAGTGTCCTGCGTGTCCATTGTGAGGGAAGAATTCTTTGGCACCACCACCACTGAGTGCAATCGTTTTATCGCCTCTCCACAATCAGAGTCATACTCTGAGTTGTCACTATCACTTGCCTCGCTCTGTCCTCCTAATGGATCCTGACTGAGAGACGTTCTCTTATGAGCACTGCTCTCTGATTTTTCTTCACAATCATCACCGTTCCAACTCTGCATCTTTGCAGCTTTGTCGGCCCGTGATGCATCATTTGTGTGCAGGGgctcatctgtgtttgttttttgagaaaTAGTCAGTTTTAAGTCACAGTGGTCAATGCTGGTGCTTGCTAATGAAGGTTCACTTTGGTCTTTGCATTTGTCAGTCTTAGATGCGCTGTCTGAGCCTACTTCCTGCTTAGGGAGCTCGGTCTGTTTCACCAGTTTGGaatgtgtttcagcttcttgCACAGTATTGTCAGAGTCTTGTTGGCTATTTTCTTTAGAAAACTCAATTTTTTTGACGGAGATCACTTTTTTAACAGTAGGCTTACTCTCTGCACAAAGTGTCCTCTGTGAAGTGTCACTCTCTGAGGTGTCCTGCCCAACAATATCCCATCGAGACTTTTTGGTGGAAATGCTGTTCTTTTTAACTATATCTGTATTTTGCTGGCCACATGTCAGCTGATTCTCAGATTCGAGACATGATAAATCAGATTTGAGTGGCGAACTTGTGCCAGACTGCTCACTGTCAGTCAAAACTTGCTTCATCTCTACAATCTCTGGTTTAGTGTTCTGTTGGGCATCATGTGTGACAGTTCTTTCCACTGTATCAAGTAAGGACTTTGGCCCTAAAGAATATTCAACAACTTCCATGTCCTGGCTGCACATAATGCTATCAATACTACTGCATGAATTTAGGACCGATGCATTTGAGTTCTCGTGTGGTCTATTTTGAGAATTAGTCAAGTTTTCTAAGGCAACTTTTACCTGCTTCAGGCTTTCACTTGAGCTTAGAGTTGCATTTTTATTCTCTACTTCAAGACctgattttgtttcatttgatcTGTTGGATAATGACTCTTGCAAACTCTTGTCAGTGCATGTGACCATTTCAAGAACATCCTGATTACCTTGTTCATTTCTCTGGTTTGTATCATTTAATTGGGATTCAGAGTCCTGTTCACTATGAGAATACGATTCTATGGTGGCTGCACATGTCAGTGCTTTGCTGGGGCTGTGAAATATGTCATTTGATTGTCTATCATGTCCAGTAGTTTTCACAGAAGCTCTAGAGGGGGTCTTCTGATTCAAGTCTGGTCTACTAGTTTTATTCAGGGAGTTTTTACAGTTATCCTCAGAGCCAGAGCTTTTGTCAGGGGCCTGTGATTTTCCCTTATGATCTGCCTCAGAGTCACTCAAGCTGCTTTTGTGGCGTTTTTCATATGTTTGAGAGTGGATATGCTGACTGGAAGAAGAGGATTTGCTGTTGGTCTCTGATTTCTGATGGGTGCTAGACTTTCGGTAACTTGATTCCAGATCAGGAGAGCACTTGCGCTGTGAATCAGAGTCTGATAGCCGCTTTGAAGTCCTTTCAGACTTTGACGATTGTGTTCTTTTATCCAACTCTGAAGAATGAGGAGAATCTACAGATTTAGTGGCTCTCTCAGATTTTGAGTAAGAAGAGGATTTCGACTCTTTATGGGAGTTTGAATGGGTGGATGATCTACTAGAGTCACTTGTCCTTGTTCGTGTCTTCCTATGGTCATCTTCAGAATCAGAACTGTCCCGAGTTCTGTCAGTGCGAGAACGAGAACGTCTTCTGTCTCTGCGCGGAGAACTCCTGTGTGATCTGCGATCAGAATCATGATAGTATGACCTTTCAGAGCGTGATCCTCTGTCACCTCTGGATCTCTCTGCTCTGGAGTGAGATGAACTTGTTCGTGACCCTCTTGATCTAGACCGGGATCTAGACCTGGACCTTCTGCGATCTTTGTCGGATCGAGATGAGCGCGATGACGTGTGTCTAGAATCACGGTCCAATTTGGAGTAACTAGAAGACCTTTCATGATTCTCTGTCCGCTTAGAGgaacttttttccttttcctccacGTGTGAACCAGAGGAAGACTTTTTTACTGCTTTGCTTCTGCTGTCCGAGCTTGTTTTACTTTTGGAGTCAACTGTTTTGTGGCTGGAAGACATCTGGACTGAATCTCCATCAGATTCTGAGCCAGGGGGAACACTATCAGATTGGGACATGGTTTTCCTTTTATATACCTTATTATCCTGCTCAGTACTGCTGGaactctctccatcttttcctgAGGACACAGCGGGTTTCTTAAGGCTAGACGTTACCCTTGTCTCAGCAGCTTCAACATGAGGATTCTCCGAGAGGCAGACTCTGGCGACATTCTGAGGCGGAGGTGTTGGGAATTCGGTTTCACTCTTACTTGTTGATTTCTGCAGAACCTGTGGTTCAGGGGACTGTGGCTCCTCTGGCACAACAGATGTTGGTTTCTCTTCAGTCACAGATACACTGAGAATTTGTTTCTTGAAATGCATCTGTGCTAAATCCGTTTTCGGTTTAGTAGCTGAGGTGACTGGTGTTTGAGGAAGTGTCTCTGCTATTGATGTTGGCACCATGGGTGTCTGCTTTTTCTCAGGTTTGCTGTCTGTATTTTGTCCTCCTTTGTCTGAGGCTGACTGTGACAAGGCAGCGTTAGGTTCAGAAACAGACTTCTCAGGGCTAGCAGGAATGAAGAATGGGCTCTGCATTGGCTTCTTGGGTGTCGCGAAGCTGAAGGACACTTTCTGACGACCCTGATCCTCTAGGTTGACCTTCATCTTTGTCCCTTTAGGCAAGAGATGGTTGGACAGCATGACTCTAGGAGACAAGCTTTTTATTAGGGCTGCCTTGGACAGGCCCTCCACCGTTACCTACAATAAAAGAGAAACCACACATAAATCTGTGACCCCCATTTTTAGAAAAACTCAAATGCAAGCAGACCTTAGCATTTATCAGCTTTGTTAAGACTTACCGAAGCACTactcccctcctctctgtagTTCATAGGaatataaaaaagaggaaagacagaaatcaaTTTACACAGTTCATGTAGCACAACATAATACACCTTTTAGATGATCAGGAGGGATAAAAGCAACCACAACTATTAAAGTAGCCTTGCGAACATGTCCCTGAACATTTTGTGTGAGCTCCTAACTACAAATGACTTCAAAGAACAACATTGGTTGCCTAATCTAAAATAATATTACGTGTATACTTCTTTCTGCTGCTTTGACTTGTAATTTGATAAATTTTGAAATGCAAAAGGTCTGTTATACTAATAATAAGCATACTTCAGCTTTGTTTCTAACAAAACACTTCATTTTTAGGATGCTCATCTCAACCATGTATGTCATTTACAAGACATTCAATAATGGAGAGtaacaggaaatgaggggaaTGGCTGGCATGAAACAAAAGTCACTGAATGGATTTTCAGGACATATCACATCAGTAGTATGTGTGTAGGCTATGGACACAACTTGGTACAGTGACAAACAGATATTTGACAAAAAACAATGGATTTAAATGGTAGGTAAATGACAGGACGTACTCCTGGGGTTGTCATGTTCACTAACCTATAGATGCCAGATTAAGTATACTGGATTTTCTAAAGACTTTAACTCACAAAATGGGCCAAGGGAATGACTGGAAGGAAGGAGTAGGAGTCAGATGtaacttgaaaatgaaataaaattgtgCATTTCTAATGTATACAGAACAGAAGAATAACAGTATAGTCCTTTGGTTGGCTGATGATGGTGGTATATGTTAGTATTCTCTACAGAAATCTATCaatattgggggggggggggttatgtcCAAAACTACATAAATACTCAGCATGGTGTTGTTGGTCTTGATTATTTCATTAAGTATTAGATCAAACTTTGAGGGAATGTGCTTATCAGCTTTGTTCTGAGAAATGTCCCTCCTGCATTTGACTCATCCATAACTAGTAGCTGTGGATCATCTCTTTCAAATTAATAAGATGAGCCCAGTTCCTTGCTCAAAAGCAGTGGCAGGAGCACTCCTAATAGTTAATATGTGTGACTTAGGTGTAGAAGTAAAGTGGTGCATCCATAGGAAACCCACACAAACAGAATGAGCATGTAATAGTTAATATGTGTGACTTAGGTGTAGAAGTAAAGTGGTGCATCCATAGGAAACCCACACAAACAGAATGAGCATGTAAGCTATCCACATGATAATTAACTTCAGGACTTTCTTACAGTGAGATGACAAGATGACTGAACAAGAacaagcagagaaagaaaacaaaagtattAAATAAGTGTCCAATGAAATTGCTTTCACTGTAGCCTAGCTTGCAAGACAAATGTTCAAGATCTAAGCTTTATATCCTACTTAATTCAGAAATCCACTTGTCTCAGGCAAAAAAGTACAGCACAAGTAAATTCCACCTTAAGTATGCTTTTTGCTTCCATCTAGCCATTTTAAATATTCACACTCCATAAAATTATGCCATATTATACAATAGATGTTGCCCTCAATGTCAGTTTTTCATGCTTCATTTAGAAAACTTGTACTTGGCTCGTCAATGTTACACAGCCCCTTTGAAAGTATTGTCATCTTTTATCTATTCTCTTTAGTCTTTGGCATTAAGAATACAGTCAAAATTCTTTCTAAATCTGTTTGTACAGTTCACTGCAAATCAACTCTTCACAATTTAGCAGTGTATAGAcagattttaatgtttatgtttgcCATGTTACAATAcatttgtgacatttctgtTAAGTG
Coding sequences within:
- the setd2 gene encoding histone-lysine N-methyltransferase SETD2 isoform X4; the encoded protein is MGEPCDLKHLVKEEGSSASVTVEGLSKAALIKSLSPRVMLSNHLLPKGTKMKVNLEDQGRQKVSFSFATPKKPMQSPFFIPASPEKSVSEPNAALSQSASDKGGQNTDSKPEKKQTPMVPTSIAETLPQTPVTSATKPKTDLAQMHFKKQILSVSVTEEKPTSVVPEEPQSPEPQVLQKSTSKSETEFPTPPPQNVARVCLSENPHVEAAETRVTSSLKKPAVSSGKDGESSSSTEQDNKVYKRKTMSQSDSVPPGSESDGDSVQMSSSHKTVDSKSKTSSDSRSKAVKKSSSGSHVEEKEKSSSKRTENHERSSSYSKLDRDSRHTSSRSSRSDKDRRRSRSRSRSRSRGSRTSSSHSRAERSRGDRGSRSERSYYHDSDRRSHRSSPRRDRRRSRSRTDRTRDSSDSEDDHRKTRTRTSDSSRSSTHSNSHKESKSSSYSKSERATKSVDSPHSSELDKRTQSSKSERTSKRLSDSDSQRKCSPDLESSYRKSSTHQKSETNSKSSSSSQHIHSQTYEKRHKSSLSDSEADHKGKSQAPDKSSGSEDNCKNSLNKTSRPDLNQKTPSRASVKTTGHDRQSNDIFHSPSKALTCAATIESYSHSEQDSESQLNDTNQRNEQGNQDVLEMVTCTDKSLQESLSNRSNETKSGLEVENKNATLSSSESLKQVKVALENLTNSQNRPHENSNASVLNSCSSIDSIMCSQDMEVVEYSLGPKSLLDTVERTVTHDAQQNTKPEIVEMKQVLTDSEQSGTSSPLKSDLSCLESENQLTCGQQNTDIVKKNSISTKKSRWDIVGQDTSESDTSQRTLCAESKPTVKKVISVKKIEFSKENSQQDSDNTVQEAETHSKLVKQTELPKQEVGSDSASKTDKCKDQSEPSLASTSIDHCDLKLTISQKTNTDEPLHTNDASRADKAAKMQSWNGDDCEEKSESSAHKRTSLSQDPLGGQSEASDSDNSEYDSDCGEAIKRLHSVVVVPKNSSLTMDTQDTGASLCSPINNSDLQNAHIAAGLNIEVKNCPPIAFGKTRAGVSDSSNASMFFQSQSNMIDSTSHSEGSSSVGVQPYTTGHISAHGSATDPAHSLDNSRHCEQGHKQHNVSRRGERMYSHYQHDDFSNADNINDKHGFSLGWDFTQPEQPSSTYQQPDSSHEPQLLNTKPTETFPKGQEHKESNASWNHQAPNMQTSRESYLHAHEHYQDPAGEIHPDSLTNDHEDYSGDKLAAVECIGPNTPGSSSFVQGHEISSNSRGSAVPDPPREDNFRPHRGRGPPKKRRQEIESDSDNEAEAGPAVKRERQGDTDVSKETIVKTEANRPSLNLQDFQDSNKWKDFSRSKKMPPYFDLIEENLYLTERKKSKSHRDIKRMQCECPMLSREERSRGVLACGEDCLNRLLMIECSSRCLNGMYCSNRRFQMKQHADFEVILTEDKGWGLRAAKDLTTNTFVLEYCGEVLDHKEFKTRVKEYARNKNIHYYFMSLKNNEIIDATLKGNCSRFMNHSCEPNCETQKWTVNGQLRVGFFTTKAVPEGTELTFDYQFQRYGKEAQKCFCGAPSCRGFLGGENRVSVRAAGGRMKKDRSRKNALTTVDEELEALLENGEGLYDEKQVVSLCRLMVRVENMEQKLICLKLIQDTQNPSCLKQFLDHHGLSLLWIFMVELSEAKGNSANNIKLQLEIMKTLAVLPISTKNMLEESRVLTFIQRWAQSKTLPQPAEMDGYSSENTSRAQTPLNTPDGSSAKLGPELDGDTSKPAVYPRLKIISENSLDSALSDASKASDGKEEEEEEDDEEEDESSHGGVPDEKQLKAEPVGGAADPTKEATEESVKEVKEETQEELGMSSSSQHQPQAEEVKDKMELDLEKKDIEMKEDTSDSLKDEPEGPKELSEEQENGEEQASQVVSEKAELEGDEPTVKVHEPESPSVQKDITDIASEQPSEQMEVQSETQEAEKPPPDCGIQPGESATEAPPSSETPEASMPSVVSMPSEVPAAPVDPSVIGTPSQDEEEGVSDVESERSQEPQLSALDITGMAARLLESWKDLKEVYRIPKKSQVEKEANDRSRDRDTALTPRATSGSREREREREKERERDRDRDYDRDRDRDRDRDRDRDRDRERDRDRDRDWDRERDRDRDRASDKTPRSTERRRRRSTSPPPSSYERSSRRTEERFDPSNSNKTPRGVGGKERNKLSTEERRKLFEQEVAQREAQKQLQQQQQQQQQLQTMAYDPALAYGSSPGFITYPPGYPIQTFVDPSNPNAGKATPVSSISQHITTTNLAAGNPQQYAQPTVAAQDAGVAVLSVPAQTAPQVQSQQSYTTLWDPTTQQAVTVQTQPAQQYAAPPAPAQTQTAIYYQGQPCQTIYSIPTAYPQANTPVIQAYTEPTASYLHGQPVYPGHQQGVVVQQGGTVTTIVTSQTVQQEMIVPNNVIDLPPPSPPKPKTIVLPPHWKVARDPEGKIYYYHIATRQTQWDPPPSWDGNSDNTSVDHESEMDLGTPTYDENPSKFSTKTAEADTSSELAKKSKETFRKDMSQFIVQCLNPYRKPDCKLGRISNTEDFKHLARKLTHGVMNKELKACNNPEDLECNENVKHKTKEYIKKYMQRFGSVYRPKEDTEVY
- the setd2 gene encoding histone-lysine N-methyltransferase SETD2 isoform X2 codes for the protein MDTLLKSEIREEGSSASVTVEGLSKAALIKSLSPRVMLSNHLLPKGTKMKVNLEDQGRQKVSFSFATPKKPMQSPFFIPASPEKSVSEPNAALSQSASDKGGQNTDSKPEKKQTPMVPTSIAETLPQTPVTSATKPKTDLAQMHFKKQILSVSVTEEKPTSVVPEEPQSPEPQVLQKSTSKSETEFPTPPPQNVARVCLSENPHVEAAETRVTSSLKKPAVSSGKDGESSSSTEQDNKVYKRKTMSQSDSVPPGSESDGDSVQMSSSHKTVDSKSKTSSDSRSKAVKKSSSGSHVEEKEKSSSKRTENHERSSSYSKLDRDSRHTSSRSSRSDKDRRRSRSRSRSRSRGSRTSSSHSRAERSRGDRGSRSERSYYHDSDRRSHRSSPRRDRRRSRSRTDRTRDSSDSEDDHRKTRTRTSDSSRSSTHSNSHKESKSSSYSKSERATKSVDSPHSSELDKRTQSSKSERTSKRLSDSDSQRKCSPDLESSYRKSSTHQKSETNSKSSSSSQHIHSQTYEKRHKSSLSDSEADHKGKSQAPDKSSGSEDNCKNSLNKTSRPDLNQKTPSRASVKTTGHDRQSNDIFHSPSKALTCAATIESYSHSEQDSESQLNDTNQRNEQGNQDVLEMVTCTDKSLQESLSNRSNETKSGLEVENKNATLSSSESLKQVKVALENLTNSQNRPHENSNASVLNSCSSIDSIMCSQDMEVVEYSLGPKSLLDTVERTVTHDAQQNTKPEIVEMKQVLTDSEQSGTSSPLKSDLSCLESENQLTCGQQNTDIVKKNSISTKKSRWDIVGQDTSESDTSQRTLCAESKPTVKKVISVKKIEFSKENSQQDSDNTVQEAETHSKLVKQTELPKQEVGSDSASKTDKCKDQSEPSLASTSIDHCDLKLTISQKTNTDEPLHTNDASRADKAAKMQSWNGDDCEEKSESSAHKRTSLSQDPLGGQSEASDSDNSEYDSDCGEAIKRLHSVVVVPKNSSLTMDTQDTGASLCSPINNSDLQNAHIAAGLNIEVKNCPPIAFGKTRAGVSDSSNASMFFQSQSNMIDSTSHSEGSSSVGVQPYTTGHISAHGSATDPAHSLDNSRHCEQGHKQHNVSRRGERMYSHYQHDDFSNADNINDKHGFSLGWDFTQPEQPSSTYQQPDSSHEPQLLNTKPTETFPKGQEHKESNASWNHQAPNMQTSRESYLHAHEHYQDPAGEIHPDSLTNDHEDYSGDKLAAVECIGPNTPGSSSFVQGHEISSNSRGSAVPDPPREDNFRPHRGRGPPKKRRQEIESDSDNEAEAGPAVKRERQGDTDVSKETIVKTEANRPSLNLQDFQDSNKWKDFSRSKKMPPYFDLIEENLYLTERKKSKSHRDIKRMQCECPMLSREERSRGVLACGEDCLNRLLMIECSSRCLNGMYCSNRRFQMKQHADFEVILTEDKGWGLRAAKDLTTNTFVLEYCGEVLDHKEFKTRVKEYARNKNIHYYFMSLKNNEIIDATLKGNCSRFMNHSCEPNCETQKWTVNGQLRVGFFTTKAVPEGTELTFDYQFQRYGKEAQKCFCGAPSCRGFLGGENRVSVRAAGGRMKKDRSRKNALTTVDEELEALLENGEGLYDEKQVVSLCRLMVRVENMEQKLICLKLIQDTQNPSCLKQFLDHHGLSLLWIFMVELSEAKGNSANNIKLQLEIMKTLAVLPISTKNMLEESRVLTFIQRWAQSKTLPQPAEMDGYSSENTSRAQTPLNTPDGSSAKLGPELDGDTSKPAVYPRLKIISENSLDSALSDASKASDGKEEEEEEDDEEEDESSHGGVPDEKQLKAEPVGGAADPTKEATEESVKEVKEETQEELGMSSSSQHQPQAEEVKDKMELDLEKKDIEMKEDTSDSLKDEPEGPKELSEEQENGEEQASQVVSEKAELEGDEPTVKVHEPESPSVQKDITDIASEQPSEQMEVQSETQEAEKPPPDCGIQPGESATEAPPSSETPEASMPSVVSMPSEVPAAPVDPSVIGTPSQDEEEGVSDVESERSQEPQLSALDITGMAARLLESWKDLKEVYRIPKKSQVEKEANDRSRDRDTALTPRATSGSREREREREKERERDRDRDYDRDRDRDRDRDRDRDRDRERDRDRDRDWDRERDRDRDRASDKTPRSTERRRRRSTSPPPSSYERSSRRTEERFDPSNSNKTPRGVGGKERNKLSTEERRKLFEQEVAQREAQKQLQQQQQQQQQLQTMAYDPALAYGSSPGFITYPPGYPIQTFVDPSNPNAGKVLLPTPAVEPTLNYEQTPPQRPISDLRMPSPSSTSQATPVSSISQHITTTNLAAGNPQQYAQPTVAAQDAGVAVLSVPAQTAPQVQSQQSYTTLWDPTTQQAVTVQTQPAQQYAAPPAPAQTQTAIYYQGQPCQTIYSIPTAYPQANTPVIQAYTEPTASYLHGQPVYPGHQQGVVVQQGGTVTTIVTSQTVQQEMIVPNNVIDLPPPSPPKPKTIVLPPHWKVARDPEGKIYYYHIATRQTQWDPPPSWDGNSDNTSVDHESEMDLGTPTYDENPSKFSTKTAEADTSSELAKKSKETFRKDMSQFIVQCLNPYRKPDCKLGRISNTEDFKHLARKLTHGVMNKELKACNNPEDLECNENVKHKTKEYIKKYMQRFGSVYRPKEDTEVY